The genomic region GCAGCCGCAACACTGTACTCTTGACCGTGTTCGTCAATAAGAAGCGGTTTTGTCTCACCAGTCTGGTCATATGCCTCTGTATCACGGGCTACAAGTTGATATTGATCGCTCCCAAGTCGAATCCCACGGTCTGTTGCGCCTGAATTTGTGAGTGCTGTATTCGCAATAACGTAGAGTTCATACTCATTGTTGTCATGGGCATCGAATGTGACATCAGCTAAAAGCGCATCGTGCGCAGGATCGCTCGCGTACTCGACAGTTAGATTCCATTGATGCCCACGTCCATCGCCTGTCTCTGTGATAACATGGCGGAACAGCAATGATTCATCATCAATAGCCTCTGCACGTCGTTCGATTGTGTCTGTTTGATCGTCTTGGCGTGTTTCATTGTGTGTTCGTGCTGTGTACTCACTGTCACCAGCAGCACTGGTAATGAGAAAATCAACCGTTCGAAAGTTCATCAGATCAACACGTGGATACCGAAGTTCGGTCAATGATCCCTCAGTGAGTGTAAACCAAACACGTGAGGAGTCAGACGCAGTGTGATCAGCAACGGTCCCGACTCCGTATTTCTCACCGGTTGTCCACCGCGGTTGCCGACCAGGACCAGACGGTGCTGATTTCGGGGCGGGTAAGGCATCATGTTCCTCAAGAACAGCCGTTGCGTATAATCGGAGTGCATGTGACCATCCTATTGGGGTTGCACTATCTATATCCCCATTATCGAACACTTGCTCAGCGAAATAGCCCATTTCAGAAGTCAATGGTCCATCGGGGCGAAGAATCTTATAGAGGTCTGTTGCCCATCCGAACAGCGTGTCCGCTACATCAAGTCGATCGTGTGTTTCGAATAGTACTGCTGCTTCAGCCGCGGCGCTAGTTCCCCATGCAGTTGCGACTGACCACACTTTTTCATTATCTTGATTCCCGCTCCGCCAAGAGTCACCATCAAATCGAACAAGTCCAGCAACAGCATCCGTCTCTGAGCTTGTTCGATATAGTGTGCGCAACGTCGTTTTAAGATGTGATTCAAGCCGGTCAAGCCCTGTCTCATCAAGCCCAGTGAGTTTATCATACTCAGCAAATGCTCTCACAAGCGCAAACGACCCGGAGTCGGCTCGAATATCGCGTTCACCATCATCAAGTCTCAGTGCATACTGCTCATCACGGTGACTCCACAGTGCATCTAATCCTTGATATACTGTCATTGCCTGACCAGTTGCGTGTTTACATAGTGCTGGGTCAAGCGGTGTATTTGCAACAGTCGCGTATGCTTCAAGGAATGTTGCTGCTGTATGAACGAATTGACCGACCATGTTTTCCCATGCATTCTGACATGGTTCTGGAAGCCCATCAGCCGTGAGTGAGTCATCAAGCGCCTCAATCCCATCAGCAATGGCTGATTGAATTCGGTCAATCTCATTCTGATCGAATGCGTCGCCATGTTCATCAAGAACACTCGCAAGATAAGTGACCACACTTGCGGTTTGATCAGCTTGATATTCCGGTTTTTCTGAGTTTTCAACACGTGCATTTGCCCAGCCTGGAGCAAGAGATCCATCGACAGCCCAAGCTCGGTGTGGCCAAGATCCATCCGTGAGTTGCGTATCACAGAAAAATGCTGCAACAGTCTTCAATTGAGATTGGACATCAATATTGAGCATCGATCCCGCATCTAAGAGATATCGCGATATCTCTGCTTCATCACGGAACCACGTATATCCATATCCGCCGGAGTGTGCATAGAAAGGATCAAACTCAGGTCCAGCAATGTGAGACCCAGCAGGTGCTTGAAGCAGCGATAGTGCTCGGAGATCAGCACGAACAATCTGTTGGCGTGGAATGTGATTTGAAACGGAAATTTCTGCGCGTTCTCGCGCTGCTGTCCGAATATCATCAGCACTTTTATGTTCGACCGCACAATTCCGGAGGTCACTGAGTGCTTCGTCGCGAGATACCTCTTGATGATCTGATAATTGTGTGACGAGTGTTGTCTGGACAGCTCGCCCGTCGCGTTCGAGCGGTGCTGAAACAACGATATCACTACTAAGATGTGTATCCTCATACTGCTCAAGCACTGCCTCACGGGGGAAAGTAAATGTCTCAGATGAGAGTATCTCATCAAATCGCTCAGGAATCTGCCCTCGAACATCACTGAGACCGGTTGAAGCAGTGATATAATCATGCTCATTACGATGATATACCTCAACAGCATGGGTATTTCCCGGACCTCCATTCTCATGGATAAGTCTACCAACCCGTGTCTCGCGACCTTCTGGAGCGAGTGTTACGAATGCTGTGAGATGAGCGTCTGTTGGAATAGCTCCCTGTAATTCAACGTGTGTTAGATGCGCACGTCCGATTGTCAGATCAAATTGATGGATTGTATATCCGCCAGCATCGAATTCGGTTTCGACAAGGCTTGTTTCTCGATAGTAATGTTGACGGACAAGTTCAAGATCATCAAACCATCGTATGTCACCATCTGCCTCGATCGCAAACCGCGAACGGTCAATACCATAAAGCCCAGAAAGCGCCGCAGAATAATCGCGAATTGCTCCATCGCGACCGACGTGGACGAGCCGGTCTCCATGTCCCGAGAACGCACCGGTTGTCGTCGGGGACTCCTCAGGAAATTGCCGCGCGCGGTCGCGCTTGTATTCGTTCAGCGCGGTCCGAAGTCTCATACACACGAATGAGTGGATGCCAACATAAGTATTCGTAGGTCATAATGAGAATGTAGAGTAAAAGCAAAGACAGTTGCCTGCATTGATACGAATATGCAGCATCCAGGTCCGCCACGATTTATTGCAGTTGGGGAATCACTGCAGTTGTCTCCCCGTGACCCAGATCCGGAAATGTCATACCAATGGCATATTGAGCGTGCACCAGCATCAAGCACAATCAAATTGCCCTCAGAGGAGCCAGTTGTTGAGTTTGCTCCTGACACCCCTGGAATATTCCAGATAGGTGTCGAAAGCACAGTCAACAGTTATTCGCTCACTATACGTGTCTTTCCTGGGTCGTTCGCACCGATCACAATACCCGGAGGTGAAAGCGGTTCTGGTGGTGTCAGTGGTCATCAAAGTGGTTCAGCTCAACCAGTTAGAAAGAGTGCTGGCGTCTCAGGGTCGGGGTCTGGGATGCGTGATGATACGGTAGAACGCGGGCGACCGCGGATTCAACTTCAGGGTGATGTTGCGGGTGATGAACTCGTTATTACTGCAGATGCCCAGACACGACCAGATAATGAGTCGACTCACTCAGATATTGATGTTGAGTTCCTTATCGATGACCGAGATGATGTTAGTTCAGATGTCGTCAGCACCACAGACCGCGAAATGCGGATTCCACTGGAGGCTGTTGGGCGACGTGTTCGCATTCATGCTGTCGCTGTTACCGATGTATACAGTGTCCCAGATAGTATTGAATTTACCAGAGATCCGCAACCTGACGGTGGTGAAGTAGTTGTTGAAACAGAGACTCGCGCTGGAGATACTAACAGACAAACAGACATAGTTGAGAGTGATGCTGAACAACTAGACATCAGTAATCGCGCGATTAACATTCGGCGCCCAAATGAGCCTCCAAAATGGGCGACAGACGTTACACTGTATGAGATCTATGTCCGAGGATTTGTTGACGATGAAGAGACAGACTCGATATTTACTGCACTCACTGAGCGCCTTGATTATCTCGCAGAACTTGGGGTTGATTGTTTGTGGCTCACGCCAGTGCTGCAAAATGACCATGCACCGCATGGATACAACATCACTGACTTCTTTCATATTGCATCGGATCTCGGCGATAGTGAGGCATATGAAACCTTTGTTGATGCGGCGCATGATCGAGGGATGACGGTATTATTTGATCTTGTATTGAATCACTCTGCGCGTGATCATCCATTCTATCAGGACGCTGTTGGAAATCCAGACTCACCGTATCACGACTGGTACGCCTGGCGTAGTGAGGATGAGCCAGAGACGTATTTCGAATGGGAGTATATTGCCAATTGGAATTTCCAGAATTTGGAAGTTCGCCGTCACTTACTTGATGTGGTAGATAAGTGGATGGAAGTGGCCGATGGGTTTCGATGTGATATGGCATGGGCAGTTCCAAACAGTTTCTGGCGAGAGCTCCGTGACCGGGTAAAGACACATGACCCAGAGTTTCTCCTCTTAGACGAGACAATTCCATATATTGCGGACTTCCATGGTGGGATGTTTGACATGCATTTCGATACAACGCTTTACTCCACACTTCGCGAGGTCGGTCGTGGACATGCTGACGCCGCAGGGATTCTTGATGCAATAGATCAACGAGAAGCAGCTGGATTCCCACCGCATGCCGCATTTATGCTATATGCAGAGAACCATGATGAAACCCGGTATATTGTCGAATGCGGTGAAGATGCTGCAATGGCTGTTGCCGGAGCGTTATTCACGCTTCCAGGTGTCCCGATGCTCTATGGTGGGCAGGAGATAGGGCAGCGAGGACGACGTGATGCACTTGCATGGGATGATGCTCGTGAGAAAATTTACACACATTATCAGCGATTAATTGAACTTCGTAATGAGATATCAGCTCTTGGCGTTGATGGGTCAATCAACCCGGTTGATTACACTATTGTGGATGATATTGAGACGTCAGTTGATACTGAACGCGTCGTTGCGTATGAGCGACGTGCAGATGAAGAAAGTTATGTTTGTATCCTCAATTTTGGGGAGACACCGGTCACTGTTACAATCGCAGAAACGAGTATACCTAGAAATAACGATGAAATCAAGAGTAATGAATCGGTCAATGTCGATGTCAGTGCAGAGAATCTAGTGACGGGCGAATCAGCCGCAGATGCTGAGGGACTTGTTATTAATAATGTTGGTGTCTTTGCAGCCACTGTCAACTCAGATATAAATTGATCGTCTCTTTTATCTGATATTAGCTGAATACAGGCGCTAAGCCCCCTTCCCTCGAGGAACCGCAGTCCGCGCGAGCGGACAAGGAGCGCAGTAGGGAGAGGATACAGCGCCATCATCATCTGGTTGCACACTGTGCGTCGGCAGACTCGCCTATGTAAGCAGTTATATCATCGGACGCCGGACAAAAGAGTAAGATGGGCATTCCGACTTGTCGGCTTCGATTCGCTCGTCGTTCCATTCGGAACGACTCGCTTCTTGCGAGGCTGACGGACAGGGATAGCGTTCAAACGCAACAAGAAGCGTGCGTTGTCCCACGGAATCACCTCGTCGAGCAACTAGGAGTGGGACACTCCGAAGAAACGTCCCCAGAAATCGGAGATTTCTGGTTCTGGTGTGCGAACGAATCGCCCCGCGATTCGTCAACGCCTGTGGAGACTGCACTCCCTGTGGATACACCTGTATCTGCAAAGTGCGTTCACCAGACTCCGTCTGGTGGGCTGTCAGACGCAGTCTGACAACGTCGTAGAAGCAGGAAGCCCAACCCCGCCCTGCTCGGCCTGACGACCTCGCTGAGGGCGGGGTAGTTCACAGAGATTCAATCCTTATTTATATACGCATAGATTTATCATTTCTAGTTCATGTTTTCATTTATTCCATACATTCGAGTTACTGTAGCACATACGAGCAAATAGTGACAGAGTCGTATATTTGCCCACGCTGTGGGCACACGGAGGATCGACCATATCGAGTTCGTCTTATTATTTTAACATGTCCAGCGTGTGAAAAAAATGGACAGTTCCTCCATATATCGTTTCGTGATCAACTTGAGGCGATTCCTGAGGATGCACGACCTAGTGGATGGAGAGAGATGCCCCTTGATGAGCAGATGGAATATGCAATCCGTGAAGGATTGATTGAGATTGATCTTACTGGTCCAATGGAGGAATGAGGATAGAATGGTGAATCGCCTCGGGTCAAGCCCCGTGGCATCCGCCTTGTTACTCTGTGAATCCAACTCGGAGTCATACTCACAGTCACAGGGATAAAATGCTGAAGAAAATCGGATTTTGGCGAGATTTACTTATTCCATATATCATGTGATGACGCTGTTTTAATCCACTGAGGAGACGTTAGCGTGGTAACCTGTTGCTGATGCATTTATCGAGACGCCATTCAGTGTTTCAGATGTTGGTCCAATCCATGTTCGTTCACGACCGCAATCAGTCGTGAGCCGGCAGACCTGAGTTTTTGCCGGCCAAATCGCTCGAACTGATGGTTTTCTGTTATCCTTAATGGATGCTGTGGTATTTGTTGTCTCAACAGAAACGTGTTGTCGATATGTTATACTTGCACCACCTGCACCAACGAATGTTATCATGAGATCAACCTCTGATGGTCCTGAAGGGAGTGTCACAGCAGTCTGTGTTGTATTTGTAGTTATGTTGGCTCTGTTGTCACGTGATGCTTTGTACTCGTTCTTTGATCTACTTAGGTCAGAGCCAGATGGTGCAAATGTAGATATGGTATCTAATTGTACTGTTTCCCCTCCAGTTGATGCAGTTGGGAGGTTCCGAACCCAGACACCGTCTGGAGTAATTAACCACCGCACCAGTACTGTCTGGTCACTGCGAGTGTGGTTGGCCGGTGTCACCTGGTATCGTGCATACCCATCGTCAGTTTCAATCCGGACACTCGCTGATTGAAGATTCTGAGGCTGCCCAACAGTTGTCTGAATCTGTATGACTGCTCCGCGTCGGACTGAGAGTTGCTGCAGCGCTGGTGTGACTGGCTCCACCGCACCTGTCCAATCACCACGATATGTGAATCGATACGGCGTTCGGTTCGTTGCATCAATAACTGTCATATCACGACGTGGTGGACCGTCTGTTGCATACACAACAGGTCCATCAAGAGTCGGATCCGATCGGAGATACTGAAATGGATGTGCCTGCCAATCGCCGTATGTATCTGGAGTAAAGACTACAGCGTTATTGAATGAATGTTCCTTAATTGGTTCATATGTTGCTGCAAGGGACTCACTCCGTTCACCATTTGCTTCGATTGGATCCATCAAAACAGACTCTCCGGTGACTCCAATAATAGGCGCAGTCATAATGAGTATAATACCGATCACAATGCGTGCCCGCTGCCTGGTCGTAAATATCGTGAGCACTGTGATGAGACGACGAAATAGCGTGACAAATCCAGCAGCAGCAAAGATTGCGATTGGAATGAGAATATCAAAATGATAAAAGGGTCCTAAAAGATCGATGAGACCGTTCTGTAATCCATTATATGTCCCCCAAAAGTACGCTTCACCGATAACGACAGTCGGAATGATTGATATCAAGAGCAGCGAGATAGTCGAGCTGGGAAGTGATGACTTGTCGGGATCTGATGACCCAATGATAATATCATATATGACAACGCTACCACCGAGGATACTAAATCCGGTCCCAATGATTCCTGCAGCGATCCACTCGGTAGCAAGTGATTGAAGAATGATTATTGTTGTTCTCAACGCTATTTCGGGCGTATATGTTGCCTCATATGAGAGCAACTCATGAGGACCAAACCCGAGCCCATCGGCTGGAGCAAAGGCAGCATATGGAAAAGTGAGCGGGTCGCCTGTCACAATTGCATTGTACCATAACGCGACCGCAACGATGACACATCCAGCGATTGCTGTGAGAAATGCACGGGTCACTGCAACGCGTGTTTGTTGATGTGACCATCCAAAATCTCGTAGGTGACGACCAACAGTAACCAGTGTATGGATGATAAATGGAAGAGCAAATAACAGTGCTGTGTATGGTCGGGCGAAAAACGCTATACCGGTTGCAAAGCCAGTAGCAATAGCCCATCCCCAGGTGAGTAAGCGCTGGTCATGCGCACGAAACGAATGAAGATACGCAAGCGCAAAAATGACATTGAGAAAAGTTGTCGGAGCATATGACAGGAATGTTGCTGAGGTGAGTAAAAACATCGGAGATCCTGCAAGGACGACAATTGCACATACGCCAATAGTTCGATCAAACGCCCGTGCGGCAAGTAGATAGACACCACCTGCGGTCCCTGTTGCAATGAGTGCGAGTCCAACCGTCCAAGTCCCAAAACCAAGACGATACCCAACTGCAAAGAGAGCGGGAACGACAGGAGTGTACTTACTGTACAGTTGTGTTCCTACAGCGCTATCATCAAGAATAAAAAACCATGGGCGGACTGCCTCGGGTGGATATGGTGCCGGATCAATGAAGAACGCCCCATCAAGCAGTAATGCTGCCTGCGTGAGGTAAACTGCCTCGTCATCATTAATCGAATGATATGGGAATACGTCGATAGCAACGAGTGCAACAAGCAACCCAGTTCCAACAGCAAGTATCCCTGCAAGAAGCGTCCGAATAGATATTGGAAGACGAGCACGGACCCGTGTCAATAAAGTATTATCAGAGCGCATAAATTTATAAATAAAATGCATGCTGGACAGCGAACAGGGGTAAAAATGAAAAATGCTCAGATACCGCGAGGGTATCGCTCATCCGTCTCATCCGGTCGCTGTTCGCGAGGGAACCATGCAAGTTCATGATCGGCATTAATTTCGATATCAACGACGCCGCTTTCTGGAATATCCTCATCATGATTATGCATACACTGAACAGACTCACCAGTCTCAAGTTCAACTTCGTATAGGAACGTCGGACCGAGATACCGACGAGCAACAACCTCTCCACACCCATACTCGTTAATTTGTTTGTCAGCATGTTCATCAACTGTTGTCCCGGAAATCGGACTCGATGTGGTTTTGGTCGTATTCGTGAACTGAGTATGAGTACCGGCACCGTCAGCGGTCATATTTCCGTGGTCCGTAGTTTGTCTGTCATTCCTATCCGGATTGCTCCGACAGACGCTCACATCATCTGGACGGACAAGAAGATCAATACGCGTTTGATTGTATTCTGATGCAAGTCCGTGAATCTGCTCGCGCGGCACCGTTCCAACCTCTGTCTGTACCACATCACCGGAGACATATCCCGGAATAAAGCTTGCATATCCAAGGAAGCTCGCGACGAATCGTGATTCTGGATGCTGGAACACTGCCTCTGGTCTACCAACCTGCTCAATATGGCCATCACTCATCACCGCGACACGATCAGAGATAGAAAGCGCCTCTTCTTGATCATGTGTCACCGAAATAGCTGTGACTCCTGCTTCTTTCAGGATTCGACGTACTTCTTCTCGCATGGCAACTCGTAAGTCTACGTCAAGGTTTGAGAATGGCTCATCAAGTAATAAAATATCGGGTTCAGGAGCGAGCGAACGAGCGAGTGCAACGCGCTGCTGTTGACCACCTGAGAGTTCATCAGGATAACTTTCACTTTGGTCTGGAAGATCAACTAATTCAAGTAATTCATCAACACGATGATCAGTTTCAGCTGAAGAGTGGTCTGTCAATCCGAAAGCAACGTTTTCGCGTGCGGTGAGGTGTGGAAAGAGTGCGAACTCCTGAAACACAACCCCGACACCGCGTTGCTCTGGCGGAACAAATGAAGATCCAGTTACATTTTTGCCGTTGAGACGCACTGTACCACCATCTACAGCTTCAAGTCCGGCAATCAGTCTCAGCGTGGTTGTTTTTCCACACCCAGAGGGTCCTAAGAGAGTCAGAATCTCACCAGAATTCACCGATAATGAGAGGTGATCAACTACAGTCTCCGTCCCGTAATGTTTCTGTAAATCACACAATTCGAGAACCTCATCTGTGTGATTATTCTCATCACTTACAGGTGATCGGCGCGTCTTCTGAGTTGTTTTTGAACTATTCATCTGTTCGTCTGAATGCGAGTTTGTGTGTGATTGTGCACTATTTGACATCATATCCCTCCTGTGTAAGGATGACAAGCATTGAGATTCCTGATACCGCTAAGAGTACAAGCGCCGGAACAGCCGCCTGTCCAAAGTACCCAGATTTGTATGCTGCCCAAATGTGGGTCACAAGCGTCGTAAATCCCGCTGGTCGTAATAATAGTGTTGCTGGAAGTTCTTTCATTGTTGTCAGAAAGACCAGTGCTGCGCCACCGAGAAGTCCCGGCGCAACGAGTGGGAGCGTGACATATCGGAAGGCTCCGACAGATGACTGTCCAAGTGTTCGCGCAGCCTCAGGAAGCGACGGATCAACAGCGAGGAACGACGCTCGCAGTGACCC from Haloquadratum walsbyi C23 harbors:
- a CDS encoding glycoside hydrolase family 15 protein; this encodes MRLRTALNEYKRDRARQFPEESPTTTGAFSGHGDRLVHVGRDGAIRDYSAALSGLYGIDRSRFAIEADGDIRWFDDLELVRQHYYRETSLVETEFDAGGYTIHQFDLTIGRAHLTHVELQGAIPTDAHLTAFVTLAPEGRETRVGRLIHENGGPGNTHAVEVYHRNEHDYITASTGLSDVRGQIPERFDEILSSETFTFPREAVLEQYEDTHLSSDIVVSAPLERDGRAVQTTLVTQLSDHQEVSRDEALSDLRNCAVEHKSADDIRTAARERAEISVSNHIPRQQIVRADLRALSLLQAPAGSHIAGPEFDPFYAHSGGYGYTWFRDEAEISRYLLDAGSMLNIDVQSQLKTVAAFFCDTQLTDGSWPHRAWAVDGSLAPGWANARVENSEKPEYQADQTASVVTYLASVLDEHGDAFDQNEIDRIQSAIADGIEALDDSLTADGLPEPCQNAWENMVGQFVHTAATFLEAYATVANTPLDPALCKHATGQAMTVYQGLDALWSHRDEQYALRLDDGERDIRADSGSFALVRAFAEYDKLTGLDETGLDRLESHLKTTLRTLYRTSSETDAVAGLVRFDGDSWRSGNQDNEKVWSVATAWGTSAAAEAAVLFETHDRLDVADTLFGWATDLYKILRPDGPLTSEMGYFAEQVFDNGDIDSATPIGWSHALRLYATAVLEEHDALPAPKSAPSGPGRQPRWTTGEKYGVGTVADHTASDSSRVWFTLTEGSLTELRYPRVDLMNFRTVDFLITSAAGDSEYTARTHNETRQDDQTDTIERRAEAIDDESLLFRHVITETGDGRGHQWNLTVEYASDPAHDALLADVTFDAHDNNEYELYVIANTALTNSGATDRGIRLGSDQYQLVARDTEAYDQTGETKPLLIDEHGQEYSVAAAITSTSRFDWATVSVAGSAYLSKLFSEGTVPEQITEVDDENVVLVGRVGNGAAVTETLAFGFAEDADTAGALGEAAGALTRGYETVRSSYIDSWKTFLADKPLPDSVADDPTLASQYRVSLMTLRAVEDKTFLGAGIASPSVPWGEAVAADEAKGYGYNFVWSRDLYQVFTVFDAVGDIDTATEALQYIYRYQQDNRGFIPQNTYLNGRTRWGGEQMDNISFPQVMAWTLRQHGVTFDDVEYGYQNIKRSADYVARNGPPTAQERWEEESGYSPSSIAAEIAGLTCASDIAIEEGHAADALTWIALADEWTENVETWTATNTGTDRHLNTPYYVRVTRDGNPDAGQLRTLANNGPTLDEREIIDAGFLELVRLGIKPATDETIRNSIAEVDSTIRVDSPQGPAFYRYNGDGYGERAVEDEGAPWSVESKGKGRLWPIFTGERGEYELMHGTETGDLAPQNLLETMAEFANSGRMIAEQVWDREHGTEYNWVFGEGTGAATPLAWSMAQYVRLAHGIDVGEPVEMPAVVRDRYVETDRPAGPLLQVSTRFAGDDVIVSGRTDAAIIAVKTGTETAIIYPDPADESFELALPAEHAENQLLVAAATDTDLKVAGTSVTRSRI
- the malA gene encoding alpha-amylase MalA, which gives rise to MQHPGPPRFIAVGESLQLSPRDPDPEMSYQWHIERAPASSTIKLPSEEPVVEFAPDTPGIFQIGVESTVNSYSLTIRVFPGSFAPITIPGGESGSGGVSGHQSGSAQPVRKSAGVSGSGSGMRDDTVERGRPRIQLQGDVAGDELVITADAQTRPDNESTHSDIDVEFLIDDRDDVSSDVVSTTDREMRIPLEAVGRRVRIHAVAVTDVYSVPDSIEFTRDPQPDGGEVVVETETRAGDTNRQTDIVESDAEQLDISNRAINIRRPNEPPKWATDVTLYEIYVRGFVDDEETDSIFTALTERLDYLAELGVDCLWLTPVLQNDHAPHGYNITDFFHIASDLGDSEAYETFVDAAHDRGMTVLFDLVLNHSARDHPFYQDAVGNPDSPYHDWYAWRSEDEPETYFEWEYIANWNFQNLEVRRHLLDVVDKWMEVADGFRCDMAWAVPNSFWRELRDRVKTHDPEFLLLDETIPYIADFHGGMFDMHFDTTLYSTLREVGRGHADAAGILDAIDQREAAGFPPHAAFMLYAENHDETRYIVECGEDAAMAVAGALFTLPGVPMLYGGQEIGQRGRRDALAWDDAREKIYTHYQRLIELRNEISALGVDGSINPVDYTIVDDIETSVDTERVVAYERRADEESYVCILNFGETPVTVTIAETSIPRNNDEIKSNESVNVDVSAENLVTGESAADAEGLVINNVGVFAATVNSDIN
- a CDS encoding ArnT family glycosyltransferase encodes the protein MRSDNTLLTRVRARLPISIRTLLAGILAVGTGLLVALVAIDVFPYHSINDDEAVYLTQAALLLDGAFFIDPAPYPPEAVRPWFFILDDSAVGTQLYSKYTPVVPALFAVGYRLGFGTWTVGLALIATGTAGGVYLLAARAFDRTIGVCAIVVLAGSPMFLLTSATFLSYAPTTFLNVIFALAYLHSFRAHDQRLLTWGWAIATGFATGIAFFARPYTALLFALPFIIHTLVTVGRHLRDFGWSHQQTRVAVTRAFLTAIAGCVIVAVALWYNAIVTGDPLTFPYAAFAPADGLGFGPHELLSYEATYTPEIALRTTIIILQSLATEWIAAGIIGTGFSILGGSVVIYDIIIGSSDPDKSSLPSSTISLLLISIIPTVVIGEAYFWGTYNGLQNGLIDLLGPFYHFDILIPIAIFAAAGFVTLFRRLITVLTIFTTRQRARIVIGIILIMTAPIIGVTGESVLMDPIEANGERSESLAATYEPIKEHSFNNAVVFTPDTYGDWQAHPFQYLRSDPTLDGPVVYATDGPPRRDMTVIDATNRTPYRFTYRGDWTGAVEPVTPALQQLSVRRGAVIQIQTTVGQPQNLQSASVRIETDDGYARYQVTPANHTRSDQTVLVRWLITPDGVWVRNLPTASTGGETVQLDTISTFAPSGSDLSRSKNEYKASRDNRANITTNTTQTAVTLPSGPSEVDLMITFVGAGGASITYRQHVSVETTNTTASIKDNRKPSVRAIWPAKTQVCRLTTDCGRERTWIGPTSETLNGVSINASATGYHANVSSVD
- a CDS encoding ABC transporter ATP-binding protein is translated as MNSSKTTQKTRRSPVSDENNHTDEVLELCDLQKHYGTETVVDHLSLSVNSGEILTLLGPSGCGKTTTLRLIAGLEAVDGGTVRLNGKNVTGSSFVPPEQRGVGVVFQEFALFPHLTARENVAFGLTDHSSAETDHRVDELLELVDLPDQSESYPDELSGGQQQRVALARSLAPEPDILLLDEPFSNLDVDLRVAMREEVRRILKEAGVTAISVTHDQEEALSISDRVAVMSDGHIEQVGRPEAVFQHPESRFVASFLGYASFIPGYVSGDVVQTEVGTVPREQIHGLASEYNQTRIDLLVRPDDVSVCRSNPDRNDRQTTDHGNMTADGAGTHTQFTNTTKTTSSPISGTTVDEHADKQINEYGCGEVVARRYLGPTFLYEVELETGESVQCMHNHDEDIPESGVVDIEINADHELAWFPREQRPDETDERYPRGI